In Procambarus clarkii isolate CNS0578487 chromosome 60, FALCON_Pclarkii_2.0, whole genome shotgun sequence, one genomic interval encodes:
- the LOC138353960 gene encoding baculoviral IAP repeat-containing protein 8-like: protein MDPLCARKFYSIESLKCAGVRLQTFVDWPIKWLNPIDLVEDGFYYLRNSDYCLCAFCYCIVGAWIVGDTPRRRHKIINQDCAFIRGERSDNVSLEVSEIAFKYGLEFVSHKIELGNKKISDSSGAPPKEDLGLIKFRKSLNPGLVTYKCRLETFDMTWPGSVKQTSHELAEAGFFYCGISDHVCCYHCACGIRNWRPEDDPWTLHARCSPECAYIILARGKEFVKNARLTIPLPIKPIDNDLINILMEGMDKFKHLIHKKLIPVESIRYALSEYLKESRDLLPFIIQSRCLEIVLRYMQEGTDIYLRVRDLIYEAVDDKKEQEVTLEDLGLKTLPETCTNTVENKDCTEQSWEEDILCRVCMDKNINIVILPCKHMVTCSGCLLALKCCPICRGNILYIINPIAS, encoded by the exons atggatcctttgtgtgccaggaagttttacagtatagaaagccttaaatgtgcaggagttagactacaaacatttgtggattggcccattaagtggttaaaccctattgacttagttgaagatgggttctattaccttcgcaatagtgattactgtttgtgtgcattttgttattgtatagtaggtgcatggattgttggtgatacccccagaagacgtcataagatcattaatcaagactgtgcctttattagaggcgagaggagtgacaatgtttctttagaggtgtctgagatagctttcaaatatggactggaatttgtttcccataaaatagaactgggaaataagaaaataagtgatagta gtggtgctcctcctaaggaagatctgggattgataaaatttaggaaatcgctgaatccaggattggtaacttataaatgtcgcctagagacatttgatatgacatggcctggaagcgtcaagcaaacttctcatgagctggcagaagctggttttttttactgtg gtataagtgaccacgtctgctgctatcactgcgcctgtggaatacgaaattggagaccagaagatgatccttggacgttacatgcgagatgtagtccagaatgtgcttacattattcttgcaaggggcaaggaatttgttaagaatgctagattgacaataccattacctataaaacctatagacaatgatttaattaatatcttaatggagggtatggataagttcaaacatctgattcataaaaaattaatacctgtggagagtataagatatgctttaagtgagtaccttaaggaatccagagatttgttgccttttattatacaaagtagatgtctagaaatcgtgttgaggtatatgcaagagggaacagatatttatttacggGTACGGGACTTAATTTATGAAGCAGTTGATGATAAAAAGGAACAAGAAGTTACGCTtgaagatctgggattgaaaactttaccggagacttgtactaacactgttgaaaacaaggactgtacagaacaatcttgggaagaagatattttatgcagagtttgtatggataaaaatataaatattgtaatactaccatgtaaacatatggtgacgtgcagtggttgtcttttagctctgaaatgctgtccaatttgtagaggaaatattttatatataataaatccaattgcttcttga
- the LOC138353959 gene encoding uncharacterized protein isoform X2 produces MEIKTIIGDFASLPVYNNHDCLLYDLDATSVQMCKIVQGLRDRYPYARLHRENFPYKNRAVVSYRSNPGSIHIGEPPEFNNRMDEDPHLPLIIGLVTQFASRPATLPAYENPPCEVRSLDEHFYDGLEKDTEYQRWRWFENALKEALVFILKRCVKRIIIPYGFGMSSYLDNCAVWESKYLPILEKIGQKLRKRGIVLFIVRPENIVPPQSSTHGIFENKIPYIAVLQNGSTTNATDAARTPEDDATPATADASSPSINTKLSDTINSTPVNVTTSVDTNVTMCVSSSFTNLEEKMDWE; encoded by the coding sequence atggagatcaagactattattggagactttgcctccctgcccgtctacaataatcacgactgtttattgtacgatcttgatgctacgagtgtacaaatgtgtaaaattgtgcaaggattgcgggatcgttacccatatgcgagattacatcgtgaaaactttccttacaaaaacagggctgttgtatcttatcgcagtaaccctggcagtatacatattggagaaccacctgaatttaacaacaggatggatgaagatccccatctaccccttattattggtttagtgactcagtttgctagtagacctgcaactttaccagcatatgaaaatcctccgtgtgaagtacgaagtttagatgaacatttttacgatggacttgaaaaagatacagaatatcagagatggcgctggtttgaaaatgctctgaaggaagcccttgttttcattcttaaaagatgtgttaagagaattattattccatatgggtttggcatgtcaagttatttggacaactgcgcagtatgggaaagtaaatatttgcctatacttgagaaaataggacaaaaactacgaaaacgaggtattgtactcttcatagtacgtcccgaaaacatcgttcctcctcagtcatccacccacggcatctttgaaaataagattccatacattgctgttcttcaaaatggatccacaactaatgctactgatgctgctaggacacctgaagatgatgctacgcctgctaccgctgatgctagttcaccttctatcaacactaagttgtctgatacaattaattcaacacctgttaatgttactacgtctgttgatactaatgttacaatgtgtgttagtagtagttttacaaatttagaagagaagatggattgggaataa
- the LOC138353959 gene encoding uncharacterized protein isoform X1: MAAVYNLPHVMDVKSLPGFGSMPDLVSETIWQSPASTVLWKNMPLAEKRTYKVMTHTDKCTHENIVPALAKFISKSENVLMILIGHDFIKLKEELPMIKCDIVLFSLKESVTDVLKKHENCQVLLLTKTPSKAEMKKISLLFKGDKIICTFRPKPRFKYIFPEFEEVPIGCNLKDKFFIRKFVDEIGSPNAANWFINKLSSEEREVYTIMSQDELQQQVNSKTVKELSIIHPKTEEDEHWSLIDHMEESFPSFPLNLIKMRPEIGYHTPQKIEIEAVMRFIGQDPVLGVFSGMAFIENLIRIRHTNVVRATDNYSNMGESKWMEVEQMDAVEAVRTYCNDREVLLMSWPELIRDDNVYSDAFYVLKEFKGQKLIYFGEGEGGCCACDGFFNLLDSEFHCVKSNTCFTYNSFINSNVYFYIRL, translated from the exons ATGGCTGCTGTATACA ATCTACCCCATGTGATGGATGTGAAGAGTCTACCAGGGTTTGGAAGCATGCCTGATCTTGTGTCAGAAACTATATGGCAAAGTCCAGCTTCGACTGTTTTGTGGAAGAATATGCCCCTGGCTGAAAAACGGACTTATAAAGTGATGACACATACTGATAAATGTACGCATGAGAACATTGTTCCAGCTCTAGCAAAGTTTATTAGCAAAAGTGAAAATGTTTTAATGATACTGATCGGTCATGATTTTATAAAGTTGAAAGAAGAACTTCCAATGATAAAATGCGACATAGTCTTATTTAGCttaaaagagagtgttacagatgtaCTCAAGAAACATGAGAATTGTCAAGTGTTGTTGCTGACGAAAACTCCTAGTAAGGCCGAGATGAAGAaaatttctttgttatttaaaggcgataaaataatttgcacttttagacctaaaccccgttttaaatacatatttccagaatttgaagaagtgcctataggatgtaacttaaaggataaattttttataagaaaatttgtggatgaaattggttctccaaatgctgcaaactggtttattaataagttgagttctgaagaacgagaagtgtatactataatgagccaggatgaactgcaacagcaggtaaatagtaagactgtgaaagagcttagtattattcaccctaaaacagaagaagatgaacattggagtttaattgatcatatggaggagagctttccatcttttccgttaaatttaataaagatgagaccagaaataggatatcataccccccaaaagatagaaatagaggcagtgatgagatttataggacaggatcctgtacttggtgttttctctggtatggcctttattgaaaatcttattaggataagacatactaatgtggtacgagctacagataattactcgaatatgggtgagagtaagtggatggaggttgaacaaatggatgctgtagaagcagttaggacttattgtaatgacagagaagtacttctaatgtcctggcctgaattgattcgtgatgataatgtttatagcgatgctttctatgttttaaaggaatttaagggacaaaaactaatctattttggagaaggggaagggggatgctgtgcatgtgatggattttttaacttgctggatagtgagtttcattgtgtgaaatcaaatacatgttttacttataattcttttataaattcaaatgtttatttctatataagactatag